Below is a genomic region from Vicia villosa cultivar HV-30 ecotype Madison, WI unplaced genomic scaffold, Vvil1.0 ctg.000547F_1_1, whole genome shotgun sequence.
CCAAACATGTTAAAATTGATAGGCATTTTATAAAGGTTAATGTGTAGCAAGTATGGTGATGGAGTGTAACCAACACTctctaaaacaacataaaaataatagatcATATATTCTAGATTAAACTGCAAAGAAACTATGAATTGTTCTAACATTGTTTCTTAAACTTCTTCTATGCTTATGCTGATTTTCTATGCCAATTTTCAAGGCCTTGTTACATTTTTCTTAATTACGTATAGCAGAGGTTCAATTCAGACATGATAGTGGGAAGGCACTTGCTCTAGCAGTCCTATTCCAAACTATCAACTTGAGATCATATCAGTAAGTCCTGAACCAGTATGGTTATAATGAGCATTTTTTCATGTGAATTCAAGAGTATGACAATTAGGAACTCATCCATCACTCACTCTGTATGTGTACAACTCTCTTCTTTATTATCTGTTGCAGCACACAAAGCCTTCCAGATATGGACCAGCATTTTAACAGGCGGTCGCAATTTCTAGCAAACAAATTTGGCGATTCTTCGTTAGTACTTAAAAAACATATGTTTAGCCGATAAAAAAAACAGTAGTTTTTGAGTGCCGAGTAAAAAAGACTTTAAGAATGACACCTAGTGCAAACCAAAATTTGACTTTACCTTGAAAACTAACACCATTTCTGGTTCCTCGCGAACAATCAAGGATAGAGTCCAGTAGCAAGTCACTGGAGTCACACATTCTAATAAAACAGGTTTTAGAATCTTGTCAATGGGAACAAAGCATCGGATGACTTTTCCCCTGTAACAAAGAATCAACAAAATAAGTACTTTAGGGAATGGAATATGAGAAATCCATGCTGGAGTTAGAAGGGTCACAATGAAAGCCAAGCAAGATAACTCGTTGAATGAGCTCGTAAAAGTTAGATATGATCTCATAACTAAAAACAAAACTTAGAAGATATTTACATTTTCATGAAAAACATATTGATGCGGATTCTCTGCAGTCAGAGAATTCTCACATTCACACAGTCAAATACTCTTCCACCATTTTGTTCATCCAAAGGCCCGTATCAACTCATTTTTAGTTTTCAGTTTTGAGCAGAAAACAGCATCGTCAAACACAATTTAACAAGGATAAAGTTTTACATTAGCAAATCTGATACAGTTGACGAGAATGAACAAATCGGTTCAATTTAACATATCAAATCTGATAGAATATTAGCAGTTACTTTCCCCTGTAAAAATGGGATCCTTATGCTTCAGGTGGCAAATTTATCCGCTGAAACCCCAAATCAGAGAGCACAATTTATCTTACTGCAGACTTGGTTTTGAATCTTAAGTCTCCATTTATAATCCAAGCACAAGTTACTTTCTAATAAAACCCCAAAGGACAAAATCCTCAATCATTCCAATGTATCCAGCAGCAACTTCAGTACATGAAAATACCTTGTTACCTTCACACACACTGGAGAGGTCAAGGGAAAAATCCATCCCGAATTCTGGAGCATAGGTTCTTCCTATACTCTCTGTCGTAGAAGATAATGAAACACGTAACTGTATATTGGATCCTTTAGGAAACAACACTACAGAGACACTAAGTGCGCTGAAAAGGTGGTGCTGTGGCGCGGCTGAACATCATCTGATCCTAGAGTTGGCCTCAACGTTTGGGGAGAGGGAAAGGTGTGTGCATGAGAGTAAaacaaacaatgcagactgtTGGATAAAATCTGCGTGCATGACTCCTTTGTGGTTTAAGACTGGAGCgaacaagaaataaataatatggaCCAATGCATGAATCAAATGGTCGACGATATCTAGACTGGACGAATACGACATTTTCCTGATTGCAAGGAATCTGCATCCTACAAACTGTGACTAAAGAACCTTGTACTAGCACCAGCATTCCAATATCCCAACCTTTTCTTTGAAAGACTATAGTTATGAAGTGCACAATCATTTACAAAGCAAGCTATATAATGCTAGACTAAGCTTTACATGTGTCCTAACgtaatgttgattgttgattaaACAACTGATTAACAAAAAATTTACCTCATATAGTGAGTCTCAAGCTGTACACCAAAAGCTGGCATAATCACAACAGACTCTGCAAGTAAAAGACAACATTGTCAAAATGACCAagctttaaaaataaaacatacagTTTAGATTTATTTTCCTGGTTTACAATGAAAATAAATTAACCTTTCAGAGTGTCGCAAACCCTGTTAGTCAGGTGCTCACCTTTATTAACAGGCTTCCGAAGTAACAACTTGACAAGAAGAATGTCAAAAAGCAAGCTGTAATACACAAGAGTGATCGATTTTTCCTGTCAATAGAAAAGAAAGAAGCGAGAAAAAGTCACAAAATTTCCAAAATCCTCAAGTCCCTCCCTGACaaagaaattttgtttgaagacaTACCTCAAAAACATAGAGATAGATGCCACATGCTAATACAAAAAGTGCTGAGGCAGACACAAAAAGATGTTTTGCACCACTTCTCCTCAGAACTATATGGTGTATGTCAACATCTTCAGAGGGATATTTCTGATCATGCACATAACTATATCTAGCATTACTTATTGAAAATTCAACCATCCTGAAATAAACAAGTCCAACAATTATTTATTCTACTTAGATTCAAGTTTAGATGATCTCAGAGATTATAGTTATAAATATAAGACTTAAATAGATTTTTGATCCCCGTaaattagcgagtttttgattttcatctctgtaagtttatttttttggtttaagTCTCTATATTTCACTatcgcgttcgttttagtccctaaaatcaaaatccgcagaaaAATTCACAGGAAAATTCGCagaaaacctgcagattttcctgcggattttagctTTAGAGACTAAACCGCATGCAAAAAGgaagatatagggactcaaaccaaGAAATAAAACTTACAAGGATTAAAACCAAAAACTCGTTAACTTAAATGgaaataattcaatttttttatcaatatgTGTATTGTAAATATAAAGCAGGAACTACAATGatgttaaaaacacttaaaaatcaaGCAATGACAAAATCTACACTAAAGTtcaaaaatcaagtaaaaatgaGAAGTCAAAGTCTCAAACCTGTGGCGGCCGTGGCATCGAAGAGAATGGCTGGAAACTCACTACaaatgaaattataaataaaaattgaaattgaaattaaagAGTCAGGGTTCGATGGAATTTGGGGGAAATGAAATTGGTAAAGTAATAAGGTGAGTGTCAGGTTTTAACTTACCAAAGCAATGAAAAAGATGAGAGGACGATAACGGTAGCTGCGAGCGGCGGTTAAAACGGTGGCGGAAACAACAAATTCAAATTCCTAGATTTTATTGTGGATGTAaagacgaagaagaagagaagaaactGAGGTGGCCGGAACGGGACTTGCTGCTGCGGCGGAAGAAATGTGGAATTTTTGTATTCCGGTAAGCATGGTGGCCGGAAAATGGGAGCGGCCACGGTGTTATACTTCCTCTgtctttttttacttttttttttttcttctagatttcctttcttcttcttttttagaGACAAATGTtgtaattctttttttattttttgatgttGAGGCATCTAATTCTAAACTACTAGTTTGGAGATCAGTTTTGTAATTTTAACCCCTTTCAAATTGTATAGTTGCAGAATATTAAATTGTTATCCTTTCTATCAAATTTGGTGAACTCCGATATATCCTTGAATtagataaaattttaattttaattttatattagatTTAAATACCATACTACCATGAATGAATGGAGTGGAACAAGGTCaagattataaaaaatttaaaattgaataaagTAAATTTTTCAATCGGCCTAATTTGAAAGAAATATGAGAAGAAATAAAATTTATACTATTTCATCCCGCTTCATTCCTTTTAATTATTGACTTTATATTAGTTTTTATGAATAGAGATTTTGttaatataaataagaaaaaagattttaaggtttagaaattattttttaaaaaataggatTTGTTTGAttgacttttaattttttattttttaaaatttgttttataaatttatttttaaaaaatgttcttAAAAAGAGAATAAGAAAAAATGTTTAGTagttaaatttttgtattttcttttggaaaagagaaaatttattaggttatctaattttttataataattttataaaagataAACCCATAtacttcttttaattattttattttaaaatttattattttaaacaataaaaataataaatacttttattattatcaataattgaataattcaaatatttataattaggTATATAATATATTTACAGAATAGAGTTAAAGAAAAATTTATGACTATTAAATATGTTCTAGAATTAAATACTAAAGTTATAATGATTGATTAACACTAAAAAAAATGGTATGTTAAAAATTAGTTTATTATATGATTAAATGATTTAATAACTTCATTTGCTTTATATtatgataaaagaaaaaaatgacaaaaatacaaGTATGATATTATAATAGCTAtttatgaggagggatatatttactccaagagtaagtgtagaaAATTtattccaaatcttaaccattgattatcataaatccaacggctttaattaattttttatattaaaaaatattttcaaaaataattacattaaatgatcaattaaaaccgttagattaataataatcaatggttaatatttggagtaagtcttctgCATTTTCTCTTGGAATAAATATATCTCTCCTCCCTATTtatatcatattatattattatatatgtatatagatTGATATGATCAGAAACTAGTTCACTTATACAATGAACAAAATTATGCATGAATTATAACAGTGAAAATATGATACGGTGTTGCACCAGTGAGATTAAAAGCAATGGTAAATTTGCAAAGTTAGCATTTCGATCTAAAGTtactaaatgaataaaaaaagataGAATGAAGTATGAAATGAAGTGTTTTAGAATAGGAATGGAATAAGAATAGGTGGTAATGGCAGATCTTAGCTCTCAATGAGACAAGAGAGGTTGACTTGTAAGTTAGCAATCCGACATGTTAGTATGTGAGAGAGAAGAgcgaattgaatttgaaatttagtACATGAATTTGTGCATTCTCTATGTATATTTGAGAAGGAATAACAAACTTGTTTCTTGTCAGACTGGATTGCCGAGAGTCATTGGATGCAACTAAAATTTAGATCATTTGTGATCATTCATTGGATAATCCTCGTGAGCTGAGAAGATTCTAGAAGGATCATGTAACACCCACATATAATATAcatctaaaaaatatattatatataatgtaACTGGTATTGATATAACATAAGAGCCTATCAACATCGTTATATATACATGTCCAAGACAAAATATACAACTATGGCACATGATATACACAATTGCCTAATCAAAACTAAAATTTATGTACAATATCCACATTTACACATAATCCAGAGCAGAAGATCGCGATAACAAAAGTCTTCAAAATATTGTCGGACGGGTTTTTTCCTGCCTTTAACTTGCACAGAACCACTTGAAAAACAACAATAGTGGGGTGAGATAATAATTTCAGTTAGTTCCTCTATCTTATGGGTCCACTCGGCTTTAAAGGGGTCTCTTATCGATTTCTTAGCTTAAGCCTTTCATCTTTACGTTACTTGTGCATCACTGGCACAATTTAACAAGGACTTAAGCGTTCAAGGGGTTTCACGCTTCGTATGGAAAACAC
It encodes:
- the LOC131629297 gene encoding uncharacterized protein LOC131629297 isoform X2; the protein is MVEFSISNARYSYVHDQKYPSEDVDIHHIVLRRSGAKHLFVSASALFVLACGIYLYVFEEKSITLVYYSLLFDILLVKLLLRKPVNKGEHLTNRVCDTLKESVVIMPAFGVQLETHYMRGKVIRCFVPIDKILKPVLLECVTPVTCYWTLSLIVREEPEMVLVFKKLRPPVKMLVHIWKALCAATDNKEESCTHTETY
- the LOC131629297 gene encoding uncharacterized protein LOC131629297 isoform X1, with the protein product MVEFSISNARYSYVHDQKYPSEDVDIHHIVLRRSGAKHLFVSASALFVLACGIYLYVFEEKSITLVYYSLLFDILLVKLLLRKPVNKGEHLTNRVCDTLKESVVIMPAFGVQLETHYMRGKVIRCFVPIDKILKPVLLECVTPVTCYWTLSLIVREEPEMVLVFKKLRPPVKMLVHIWKALCAATDNKEESCTHTEILYNIN
- the LOC131629297 gene encoding uncharacterized protein LOC131629297 isoform X3, which encodes MVEFSISNARYSYVHDQKYPSEDVDIHHIVLRRSGAKHLFVSASALFVLACGIYLYVFEEKSITLVYYSLLFDILLVKLLLRKPVNKESVVIMPAFGVQLETHYMRGKVIRCFVPIDKILKPVLLECVTPVTCYWTLSLIVREEPEMVLVFKKLRPPVKMLVHIWKALCAATDNKEESCTHTEILYNIN